Within bacterium, the genomic segment AATATCGGGCTGGATAATAAAGATATCATATTAGCAAGCGCAAAAGAAGGGATAGGCACAGAGGAGATTTTATCAGCAGTAATAGATAGAATCCCATATCCGGAGGGTCAGGCAGACGCTCCTCTTCAATGCTTAATTTTCGATTCTAATTTTGATACGTACAGAGGGGTGATTACATATGTCCGCGTTGTTAATGGGGAAGTTTATGCTTCAATGAAAATCAAAATGATGGGGACAAATAGAGTATATGAGGTTGATGAGATAGGTGTATTTAAGCCGGATATGATTCGCGCAGACAAGCTTTCTGCAGGCGAAGTAGGGTATGTAATGGCTAATATGAAAAACATATCTGATGCAACAATAGGAGATACGATCACAGGCGAGGCTTATCCTGCTAAATCTACTCTGCCCGGATACAAAAAAGCAAAGCCATTTGTATTCTGCGGTCTTTACCCGGTAAATTCTGCAGATGTTGATGCTTTGAGAGATGCGCTTGGGAAATTATCACTTAATGATGCGTCTTTTAGTTACCAGCCTGAGAGCCTGCCTTCTTTAGGATATGGATTCAGGTGCGGATTTTTGGGATTGCTGCATATGGATATTGTTCAGGAAAGACTTGAAAGGGAATACAATCTCAACCTCATCATCACCATACCGAATGTCAGGTATCAGATAAAGAAGACTAACGGGCAAATTGTTGAGATGCATAACCCATCCGAGCTTCCTGATCCGGCGCGCATAGAAACTATAGAAGAACCGTATGTAAAGGCAATGCTTATTGTGCCAAAAGAATACGTCGGAGGCGTTATGGAGCTTTGCCAGAATAAAAGAAGCATATATAAGAGCATTGATTATATAAATAAAAAAGCAGCAATGCTGGTTTATGAGATGCCTCTTATGGAAATGATAACAGATTTTTACGATCGGCTAAAATCTATAACCAAGGGATATGGTTCAATGGATTATGAATATATTGGTTATAGAGAGGCAGATATAGTCAAGCTTGACATATTGATAAACGGAGAAGCGGTAGCTGCAATGTCTTCTATGGTGCATAGAGATAAGGCTTATTATAGAGGGAGGGAGCTAACAGGCAGGTTGAAACAGACAATACCAAAGCAGCTTATAAGCATTGCTATCCAGGCGGCAATAGGAAGTAAAGTTATTGCAAGAGAAACTATTTCCGCTTTGAGAAAGGATGTTATTGCAAAACTATATGGTGGAGATGTTACAAGGAAAAATAAACTTTTAGAGAAGCAGAAGAAGGGCAAGAAGAGAATGAAACAGATAGGAAGCGTTTCTATCCCGCAAGAGGCATTTGTGGCTATGACCAGGGTTTAGGAATTTTAAATTATGGATTTTAACATAGGAGTATTTATGAACATATTGATCAAAAGAGTGCCGATGCATATCTTTTATCTTGCTATAGGATTGATTGTAGCAAGTGCTGTATTAAAGTACTTTATTAAAAGAGACAAAGTATCCTCTAAATGTAGCAAGATACTCAAATTTATTTTTGAATATGCGGATTCTGCAAGATCGGCATCTATTCTTGCATTAATAATTGTTACGTTTATTGTGCAGACTTTTAGAATACCAACAGGGTCAATGATCCCTACCCTGAATATAGGGAATCATCTTATGGTAAACAAGTTTATATACTATTTCAAAAAACCCAGAAGAGGGGATATTATTGTATTTGTGTATCCTGTTAATCCCAAAAAGGATTTCATAAAAAGATTGGTAGGTCTTCCTGGAGAAACAATACAGATAAAAGATGGGGGTGTTTTTATAAATGGAGAGGAACTGAAAGCTCCCCAAACAATAGCAGAACGGTATTATTACAATGAGGGGATGTATGGAGAAGGGCTTATTAAGATACCTGATAATGTATATTTTGTTATGGGAGACAATACAAGAAACAGCAAAGATTCGCGCTTCTGGGGATTTGTTCCAAAGAAGAATCTGTTAGGTAAGGCATTCTTTGTATACTGGCCATTAACAAGAATGCGTATAACAAGGTAACTTTATTGTAATATATAAGGGCTTAATGTAGAATACATCAGGAGAAAATAATGCGCATATGTGTGATAGGAACGGGTTATGTGGGGCTTGTAACAGGTGTATGCCTGGCAGATATCGGCAATAATGTAATCTGCGTGGATATTGATAAGGAGAAAATAGAAAAATTAAAGAGGGGCATTATCCCTATCTATGAGCCCGGATTAGAGGAAATGGTTGAAAGGAATTTGAGCAAAAGAAGAATTTCCTTTACCGCAGAGATTTCCGAAGGGGTAGGGAATTCTGAGATAATCTTTATTGCAGTTGGAACCCCTTCAAAAAAGAATGGAGAGGCGGATCTATGCTATGTTGAATCTGTGGCTCGCAGTGTGGCAAAGGCAATGGATGGGTATAGAGTAATTGTTGAAAAAAGCACAGTGCCTGTACATACTGGAGAATGGGTTAGACGAACAGTGAAGTTAAATAATATACATGGTGTTGATTTTGATGTTGTTTCTAATCCAGAATTTTTAAGAGAAGGTTCTGCAATATCAGATTTTATGCATCCTGACAGGATTGTAATTGGGGTTGAGAGCGAAAAAGCAAGGAAAATAATGGCAAAATTATACCAGCCGCTTAATGCGTCAATGGTTGTTACGGACATAAAAAGCGCAGAGATTATTAAACACGCATCGAATTCATATCTTGCGCTCAAGATTTCTTATATTAATTCAGTTGCTAATATATGCGAGCGAGTAGGAGCGGATGTGGAAAAGGTTGCAGAGGGTATGGGGCTTGATAAAAGGATAGGGAAGAGTTTCTTACGCGCCGGCATAGGATATGGAGGATCCTGTTTTCCAAAGGATGTTTCTGCATTCATCAAGATAGCTGAAGAGGCAGGGTATGACTTTGAAATGCTCAAGTCTGTTGAAAGTGTTAACAGAATGCAAAGAGAAGATTTGGTTAGAAAAATAAAGCAGGAAATGTGGGTTATGAATAACAAAACCATAGGGATATTGGGTCTTTCTTTTAAGCCAAACACTGACGACATGAGAGAAGCGCCCTCAATATACATTATAAACAAACTCCAGCAAGACGGCGCGAAGATTAAAGCGTACGATCCTGCGGCTGGACCTAGGGCAAAGGAGATCCTAAAAAACGTGCAATATTGCAAAGACCCTTATTGTGTGGCAGAAGGTAGCGACGCGCTTGTTATTATTACAGACTGGCCTGAGTTTAGTAAGCTAAATCTTGGGAAGATAAAAACCTTGCTTAATCAGCCTGTAATTATTGATGGCCGTAATATATATGACCCGGAGAAAATGGAAAAGCTTGGTTTTGTTTATAAGAGCATTGGAAGGTGAACAAACAATGTCAAACTCGTTAATTCACAAAATAAAGAATAAAAAAGCCCAAATTGCAGTAATTGGTTTAGGATATGTAGGGCTTCCTTTGTGTATGGAATTTGCAAAAAAGGGGTTCTGCGTAACAGGCATAGATGTTGATAAAAAGAGAGTGGAGAGTGTTAACAAAGGAGTTTCGTATATTGGAGATGTGAAATCTTCAGACATTAAATCGTGTGTGAAGGATAAATCTTTTCGGGCAACTACGGATTACAGAGTTCTTGGCAAGCAAGACGCTATTATAATGTGTGTTCCGACACCATTGAGAAAAACAAAGGAACCAGATATTTCCTATATAATTGACGCATCTAAAAAAATAGCAAAATATCTTAAAGAAGAACAGCTGGTTGTGTTGGAAAGCACTACGTATCCGGGGACAACAGATGAAGTTATACAGCCGATACTGGAGAAAAGCGGATTAAAGGCAGGAGAAGACTTCTACCTTGCATTTTCGCCGGAAAGAGTAGATCCCGGAAACAAAAGATACAATACTGCCAATATCCCAAAGGTAATAGGCGGGATTAATGACATATCTACCCGAACCGCAAAAGCCTTATACAGCCAGATTAATGGACATGTTATTGCAGTCTCTTCTTCGCGTGTGGCAGAAATGGTAAAACTCTTGGAGAACACGTTCCGCAGTGTAAATATAGCACTTGTGAATGAACTGGCAATAATGTGTGGTTATCTGGATATAGATGTGTGGGAGGTTATAGGAGCTGCTGCAACGAAACCATTTGGATTTATGCCATTCTATCCAGGGCCCGGCATAGGCGGACATTGTATACCTCTTGATCCATTCTATCTTACCTGGAAATCCAGGCTCCATGGGTATGAGGCAAAATTTATAGAGCTTGCCGGTGAGATTAATAGGACAATGCCTGCATATGTAATCGGAAAGATAAGAGACATCTTGAATAGTCATAAAAAAAGCATTAACGGTTCGACGGTATTTATACTTGGTGTTGCTTATAAAAAGGATGTGGGGGACTGGAGAGAATCACCAGCAATAGAAATCATAAGCATGCTATTAAAAAAGGGTGCGCATGTATGGTTTAACGATCCTTATGTTTCAGAAATAAATGCAGGTGATACATTAATGCGCTCAAAGAAGCTCAGCAAATCATTGCTGGAAAAATCCAATTGCACAGTTATTATTACAAATCATAGTATTTATGATTATAAATTTATTGTTGAAAATTCGTCTGCTGTGTTAGATACAAGAAATGCAACAGGTAGCTTAAAGGGGTCTTTTGAGAAAGTATTTAAACTGTAAAAATTAGAATGAGTATATATCTGGTAACAGGTGGTGCAGGCTTTATAGGCTCTCATATTGTAGAGTCGCTTGTAAGTCATGGCAAAAAAGTTAGGGTAATAGATAACCTTTCTACCGGGAATATCGATAATCTTGCGCACTTAATAAATAATATAGAGTTTATAGAAAACGACATAAGAGATACAAATCTTTTAGACAAAGCTATGAAGGGTGTTGATTTTTGCTTTCATGAAGCAGCGCTTCCTTCCGTAGCAAGGTCCATTGAGGATCCAATAACAGCAAATCAGGTCAATATAGATGGCACATTAAACCTGCTTTTTACTGCAAAGAAAAACAAGATAAAGAGATTTATCTATGCCAGTTCTTCTTCTGCATATGGAGACTCACCCTCTTTACCTAAAAAAGAAGACATGAAATCTAACCCACTATCCCCTTATGCTGTAAGCAAACTAACCGGCGAATACTACTGCCGTGTTTTTTATTCTGTTTATGGTCTTAACACCGTATGTTTGAGATATTTTAATGTTTTTGGCCCCAGACAGGATCCAAACAGTCAGTATGCCGCTGTTATTCCTAAGTTTATAACTTGTTTTTTGAAGAAGACTGCTCCTCAAATCTATGGAAATGGAGAACAGTCCAGAGATTTCACGTACATAGACAATGTTGTTTCTGCAAATATGCTGGCTGCTGAAGCAAAAAACACATCTGGTCAGGTGTTGAATATTGCCTGCGGCAGACAAACATCTCTTAATGATTTAGTTAAGCTGCTTAAAAATCTACTTTCAAGTGAAGTAAAACCTGATTATCTTGAGCCAAGACAAGGGGACATAAAGCATTCTTTGGCAGATATATCAAAAGCCATGGACATGCTGGGGTATAGCCCAAAAACTAGTTTTGAACAGGGCATAAAAAAGACCATAGCATGGCATAAAGACAATAAATTATGAAAACAGTCCTAATTACAGGTGGTGCAGGCTTTATAGGATCTCATCTTTGCGACTTTTTATTAGCTAAAGACTATCGTGTAATCTGTATGGATAACTTAATAACAGGAAGCGAAGATAACATTGCTCATATACTGCAGAATAAGAATTTTGCATTCATAAAACACGATGTTACTAATTATATTAATATTAAAGGCAGGCTTGATTATATTCTGCATTTTGCTTCCCCAGCAAGTCCAATTGACTATCTTGAGCTGCCTATTCAAACCTTAAAAGTAGGTTCTCTGGGAACGCATAAGGCGCTTGGTCTTGCTAAAGAGAAAAAAGCTGTATTTTTACTTGCTTCCACGTCTGAAGTGTATGGAGATCCTCTAGTCAATCCACAACCAGAAACCTATTGGGGGAATGTAAACCCTATTGGGCCTCGCGGGGTTTATGATGAGGCAAAGAGATTCGCAGAGTCCATGACTATGGCTTATCAGCGCTTTCATAAGATTCGAACGAGAATTGTAAGAATTTTTAATACATATGGACCTCGAATGCGAATAAATGATGGGAGAGTGGTCCCGGCATTTATAAACCAGGCTTTGAGAAATAAGGCACTTACGGTTTTTGGAAAGGGGACTCAAACACGCAGTTTTTGTTATATCTCTGATCTCGTGGAAGGAATATATAGATTACTCCTTTCAGA encodes:
- the lepA gene encoding translation elongation factor 4; the protein is MIIKNIRNFCIIAHIDHGKSTLADRILQYTNTIDDRLFREQVLDDMDLERERGITIKARAVRINYEHKDNKSYILNLIDTPGHVDFSYEVSRSMKACEGAILLVDAAQGIQAQTMANLYLALDAGLTVIPVINKIDQKNADIEGVKTQLNNIGLDNKDIILASAKEGIGTEEILSAVIDRIPYPEGQADAPLQCLIFDSNFDTYRGVITYVRVVNGEVYASMKIKMMGTNRVYEVDEIGVFKPDMIRADKLSAGEVGYVMANMKNISDATIGDTITGEAYPAKSTLPGYKKAKPFVFCGLYPVNSADVDALRDALGKLSLNDASFSYQPESLPSLGYGFRCGFLGLLHMDIVQERLEREYNLNLIITIPNVRYQIKKTNGQIVEMHNPSELPDPARIETIEEPYVKAMLIVPKEYVGGVMELCQNKRSIYKSIDYINKKAAMLVYEMPLMEMITDFYDRLKSITKGYGSMDYEYIGYREADIVKLDILINGEAVAAMSSMVHRDKAYYRGRELTGRLKQTIPKQLISIAIQAAIGSKVIARETISALRKDVIAKLYGGDVTRKNKLLEKQKKGKKRMKQIGSVSIPQEAFVAMTRV
- a CDS encoding nucleotide sugar dehydrogenase — its product is MSNSLIHKIKNKKAQIAVIGLGYVGLPLCMEFAKKGFCVTGIDVDKKRVESVNKGVSYIGDVKSSDIKSCVKDKSFRATTDYRVLGKQDAIIMCVPTPLRKTKEPDISYIIDASKKIAKYLKEEQLVVLESTTYPGTTDEVIQPILEKSGLKAGEDFYLAFSPERVDPGNKRYNTANIPKVIGGINDISTRTAKALYSQINGHVIAVSSSRVAEMVKLLENTFRSVNIALVNELAIMCGYLDIDVWEVIGAAATKPFGFMPFYPGPGIGGHCIPLDPFYLTWKSRLHGYEAKFIELAGEINRTMPAYVIGKIRDILNSHKKSINGSTVFILGVAYKKDVGDWRESPAIEIISMLLKKGAHVWFNDPYVSEINAGDTLMRSKKLSKSLLEKSNCTVIITNHSIYDYKFIVENSSAVLDTRNATGSLKGSFEKVFKL
- a CDS encoding SDR family oxidoreductase; its protein translation is MSIYLVTGGAGFIGSHIVESLVSHGKKVRVIDNLSTGNIDNLAHLINNIEFIENDIRDTNLLDKAMKGVDFCFHEAALPSVARSIEDPITANQVNIDGTLNLLFTAKKNKIKRFIYASSSSAYGDSPSLPKKEDMKSNPLSPYAVSKLTGEYYCRVFYSVYGLNTVCLRYFNVFGPRQDPNSQYAAVIPKFITCFLKKTAPQIYGNGEQSRDFTYIDNVVSANMLAAEAKNTSGQVLNIACGRQTSLNDLVKLLKNLLSSEVKPDYLEPRQGDIKHSLADISKAMDMLGYSPKTSFEQGIKKTIAWHKDNKL
- a CDS encoding UDP-glucose/GDP-mannose dehydrogenase family protein, whose product is MRICVIGTGYVGLVTGVCLADIGNNVICVDIDKEKIEKLKRGIIPIYEPGLEEMVERNLSKRRISFTAEISEGVGNSEIIFIAVGTPSKKNGEADLCYVESVARSVAKAMDGYRVIVEKSTVPVHTGEWVRRTVKLNNIHGVDFDVVSNPEFLREGSAISDFMHPDRIVIGVESEKARKIMAKLYQPLNASMVVTDIKSAEIIKHASNSYLALKISYINSVANICERVGADVEKVAEGMGLDKRIGKSFLRAGIGYGGSCFPKDVSAFIKIAEEAGYDFEMLKSVESVNRMQREDLVRKIKQEMWVMNNKTIGILGLSFKPNTDDMREAPSIYIINKLQQDGAKIKAYDPAAGPRAKEILKNVQYCKDPYCVAEGSDALVIITDWPEFSKLNLGKIKTLLNQPVIIDGRNIYDPEKMEKLGFVYKSIGR
- the lepB gene encoding signal peptidase I: MHIFYLAIGLIVASAVLKYFIKRDKVSSKCSKILKFIFEYADSARSASILALIIVTFIVQTFRIPTGSMIPTLNIGNHLMVNKFIYYFKKPRRGDIIVFVYPVNPKKDFIKRLVGLPGETIQIKDGGVFINGEELKAPQTIAERYYYNEGMYGEGLIKIPDNVYFVMGDNTRNSKDSRFWGFVPKKNLLGKAFFVYWPLTRMRITR
- a CDS encoding SDR family oxidoreductase, whose protein sequence is MKTVLITGGAGFIGSHLCDFLLAKDYRVICMDNLITGSEDNIAHILQNKNFAFIKHDVTNYINIKGRLDYILHFASPASPIDYLELPIQTLKVGSLGTHKALGLAKEKKAVFLLASTSEVYGDPLVNPQPETYWGNVNPIGPRGVYDEAKRFAESMTMAYQRFHKIRTRIVRIFNTYGPRMRINDGRVVPAFINQALRNKALTVFGKGTQTRSFCYISDLVEGIYRLLLSDASTPVNIGNPTEMTILDFAKQIIQITGSKSKIIFNPLPVDDPKVRRPDISKAKRELNWESVVDIQQGLENTIKYFRAKV